A section of the Carya illinoinensis cultivar Pawnee chromosome 12, C.illinoinensisPawnee_v1, whole genome shotgun sequence genome encodes:
- the LOC122289195 gene encoding syntaxin-22-like codes for MSFRDLEAGRPSALRRDRINGKQDSTQAVASGIFQINTAVSTFQRLVNTLGTPKDTPELREKLHKTRLHIGQLVKDTSAKLKQASEIDHHVEVKASKKVADAKLAKDFQAVLKEFQKAQRLAAERETAYSAFSPQAVLPSSYTASEIDASSDKSPEQRALLVESRRQEVLLLDNEIAFNEAVIEEREQGIQEIQNQIGEVNEIFKDLAVLVHEQGAMIDDIGSNIESAQAATLQGKSQLVKASKTQKSNSSLACLLLVIFGIVLLIVIIVLAA; via the exons ATGAGCTTCCGGGATCTCGAGGCTGGCCGCCCCTCGGCTTTGAGGCGAGATCGCATCAATGGCAAGCAGGACTCCACTCAAGCCGTCGCCTCCGGGATCTTCCAGATCAACACCGCAGTGTCCACCTTTCAGAGGCTCGTCAACACGCTCGGCACCCCAAAGGACACGCCCGAGCTGCGAGAGAAGCT GCACAAGACAAGGCTACATATTGGGCAATTGGTGAAGGATACTTCAGCTAAACTTAAACAAGCAAGTGAAATAGATCATCATGTGGAAGTTAAG GCCAGCAAAAAAGTTGCCGATGCTAAACTTGCAAAAGACTTCCAAGCAGTGCTGAAAGAATTTCAGAAGGCTCAACGTCTGGCAGCTGAGCGGGAAACAGCATACAGTGCTTTTTCTCCCCAAGCAGTTCTTCCTTCCAG CTACACGGCCAGTGAGATAGATGCAAGTTCAGATAAGAGTCCAGAACAGCGTGCTCTTCTTGTGGAATCTAGAAG ACAGGAGGTCTTGCTTTTGGACAATGAGATTGCCTTCAATGAGGCTGTAATTGAGGAAAGGGAGCAAGGTATACAAGAAATCCAGAATCAAATTGGTGAAGTGAATGAGATCTTCAAAGATCTTGCCGTGTTGGTTCATGAGCAAGGAGCTATGATTG atGATATTGGCTCCAATATCGAGAGTGCTCAGGCTGCCACTTTGCAAGGGAAATCTCAACTTGTGAAAGCATCGAAGACCCAAAAATCAAATTCATCCCTG GCGTGCTTGCTCTTGGTGATATTTGGGATTGTGCTTCTCATTGTGATCATAGTACTTGCAGCTTAA